The following are encoded together in the Thunnus thynnus chromosome 15, fThuThy2.1, whole genome shotgun sequence genome:
- the pals2b gene encoding MAGUK p55 subfamily member 6b isoform X1: MVTEDACPNGVREEEEQEVMPPGEPGVEGAPAVRSTQGADTSGAMQQVLDNLGELPTSTGAKDIDLLFLRGIMESPIAQEQLEEVKLEAVQDNNVELVTEILGDISGLKVKDDSAAELSRILQEPHFQSLLEAHDIVASKCYEVPPPAETANDAAVNSALMQADAVRMIGIRKKAGEPLGVTFRVEKDDLVIARILHGGMIDRQGLLHVGDIIKEVNGKDVGNNPTELQEMLKDCSGGITLKILPSYRDAPAPPQVYVRPYFDYDPANDNLIPCREAGMAFKKGDILQIVNREDPNWWQACHVVGGATGLIPSQFLEEKRKAFVPRDFDGSGILCGTIAGKKKKKMMYLTAKNAEFDRHELQIYEEVAKVPPFQRKTLVLIGAQGVGRRSLKNRLMVLQPTRFGTTIPYTSRRPRDEELDGNSYHFTTRTEMEVDVKAGRFLEHGEYDGNLYGTKIESIHEVVATGRTCILDVNPQALKVLKTAEFMPYVVFIAAPDFDTLKAMHKAVVDAGITTKQLTDVDLRKTVDESARIQRAYNHYFDLTIVNDNLDKAFETLQAAVDKLCSETQWVPVNWVY; this comes from the exons CCATGCAGCAGGTGTTGGATAATCTGGGTGAGCTGCCCACCTCCACGGGAGCCAAAGACATCGACCTGCTCTTCCTGCGTGGCATCATGGAAAGTCCCATT GCTCAAGAACAGCTGGAGGAGGTAAAGCTGGAGGCGGTGCAGGACAACAACGTGGAGCTGGTGACGGAGATCCTGGGTGACATCAGCGGGCTCAAGGTTAAAGACGACAGTGCGGCCGAACTGTCCAGGATCCTGCAGGAGCCTCACTTCCAg TCACTTTTGGAAGCACACGACATAGTGGCCTCCAAGTGCTACGAAGTCCCGCCCCCGGCTGAGACGGCCAATGATGCAGCGGTGAACAGTGCTCTGATGCAGGCCGATGCTGTGCGCATGATTGGCATCCGAAAGAAGGCCGGAGAGCCTCTG GGTGTGACATTTCGTGTGGAGAAAGATGACCTGGTCATTGCAAGGATCCTTCACGGCGGCATGATTGACAGGCAGGGCCTGCTTCACGTGGGTGACATCATAAAGGAAGTGAATGGCAAGGACGTCGGCAACAACCCCACCGAGCTGCAGGAGATGCTCAAGGACTGCAGCGGAGGGATCACTCTCAAAATACTCCCCAGCTACAGAGATGCTCCTGCACCTCCACAG GTGTATGTGCGGCCGTACTTTGACTATGACCCAGCCAATGACAACCTGATCCCTTGTCGAGAGGCGGGCATGGCTTTCAAGAAAGGCGACATCCTTCAGATTGTTAACAGAGAGGATCCCAACTGGTGGCAG GCATGCCATGTGGTGGGCGGGGCCACAGGACTGATACCCAGTCAGTTCttggaggagaagaggaaagcTTTTGTCCCCCGAGACTTCGATGGATCAG GGATCCTTTGTGGCACCATagctggaaaaaagaaaaagaagatgatGTATCTGACAGCTAAGAATGCAG AGTTTGACAGACACGAGCTGCAGATCTATGAGGAAGTGGCAAAGGTGCCTCCATTCCAGCGAAAGACACTGGTTCTGATTGGTGCTCAGGGTGTGGGCCGACGTAGCCTGAAGAACCGACTGATGGTCCTCCAACCTACCCGCTTCGGCACCACTATACCAT ACACTTCGCGGCGGCCCCGTGACGAAGAGCTGGATGGCAACTCTTACCACTTCACCACAAGGACAGAGATGGAGGTGGACGTGAAGGCTGGCCGCTTCCTGGAGCATGGCGAGTACGATGGCAACCTGTACGGCACCAAGATTGAGTCCATCCATGAGGTGGTGGCCACAGGTCGTACCTGCATCCTGGATGTCAACCCACAG GCTCTGAAGGTATTGAAAACAGCAGAGTTCATGCCTTACGTGGTTTTCATCGCAGCGCCAGATTTTGATACACTCAAGGCCATGCACAAAGCTGTGGTGGACGCAGGCATCACCACTAAACAGCTCACG GATGTGGACCTGAGGAAGACAGTGGATGAGAGTGCCCGGATCCAGAGGGCTTATAATCATTACTTTGACCTCACCATCGTCAATGACAACCTAGACAAGGCCTTCGAGACATTACAGGCCGCCGTGGATAAACTGTGCAGTGAAACCCAGTGGGTCCCGGTGAACTGGGTGTACTGA
- the pals2b gene encoding MAGUK p55 subfamily member 6b isoform X2 — protein MQQVLDNLGELPTSTGAKDIDLLFLRGIMESPIAQEQLEEVKLEAVQDNNVELVTEILGDISGLKVKDDSAAELSRILQEPHFQSLLEAHDIVASKCYEVPPPAETANDAAVNSALMQADAVRMIGIRKKAGEPLGVTFRVEKDDLVIARILHGGMIDRQGLLHVGDIIKEVNGKDVGNNPTELQEMLKDCSGGITLKILPSYRDAPAPPQVYVRPYFDYDPANDNLIPCREAGMAFKKGDILQIVNREDPNWWQACHVVGGATGLIPSQFLEEKRKAFVPRDFDGSGILCGTIAGKKKKKMMYLTAKNAEFDRHELQIYEEVAKVPPFQRKTLVLIGAQGVGRRSLKNRLMVLQPTRFGTTIPYTSRRPRDEELDGNSYHFTTRTEMEVDVKAGRFLEHGEYDGNLYGTKIESIHEVVATGRTCILDVNPQALKVLKTAEFMPYVVFIAAPDFDTLKAMHKAVVDAGITTKQLTDVDLRKTVDESARIQRAYNHYFDLTIVNDNLDKAFETLQAAVDKLCSETQWVPVNWVY, from the exons ATGCAGCAGGTGTTGGATAATCTGGGTGAGCTGCCCACCTCCACGGGAGCCAAAGACATCGACCTGCTCTTCCTGCGTGGCATCATGGAAAGTCCCATT GCTCAAGAACAGCTGGAGGAGGTAAAGCTGGAGGCGGTGCAGGACAACAACGTGGAGCTGGTGACGGAGATCCTGGGTGACATCAGCGGGCTCAAGGTTAAAGACGACAGTGCGGCCGAACTGTCCAGGATCCTGCAGGAGCCTCACTTCCAg TCACTTTTGGAAGCACACGACATAGTGGCCTCCAAGTGCTACGAAGTCCCGCCCCCGGCTGAGACGGCCAATGATGCAGCGGTGAACAGTGCTCTGATGCAGGCCGATGCTGTGCGCATGATTGGCATCCGAAAGAAGGCCGGAGAGCCTCTG GGTGTGACATTTCGTGTGGAGAAAGATGACCTGGTCATTGCAAGGATCCTTCACGGCGGCATGATTGACAGGCAGGGCCTGCTTCACGTGGGTGACATCATAAAGGAAGTGAATGGCAAGGACGTCGGCAACAACCCCACCGAGCTGCAGGAGATGCTCAAGGACTGCAGCGGAGGGATCACTCTCAAAATACTCCCCAGCTACAGAGATGCTCCTGCACCTCCACAG GTGTATGTGCGGCCGTACTTTGACTATGACCCAGCCAATGACAACCTGATCCCTTGTCGAGAGGCGGGCATGGCTTTCAAGAAAGGCGACATCCTTCAGATTGTTAACAGAGAGGATCCCAACTGGTGGCAG GCATGCCATGTGGTGGGCGGGGCCACAGGACTGATACCCAGTCAGTTCttggaggagaagaggaaagcTTTTGTCCCCCGAGACTTCGATGGATCAG GGATCCTTTGTGGCACCATagctggaaaaaagaaaaagaagatgatGTATCTGACAGCTAAGAATGCAG AGTTTGACAGACACGAGCTGCAGATCTATGAGGAAGTGGCAAAGGTGCCTCCATTCCAGCGAAAGACACTGGTTCTGATTGGTGCTCAGGGTGTGGGCCGACGTAGCCTGAAGAACCGACTGATGGTCCTCCAACCTACCCGCTTCGGCACCACTATACCAT ACACTTCGCGGCGGCCCCGTGACGAAGAGCTGGATGGCAACTCTTACCACTTCACCACAAGGACAGAGATGGAGGTGGACGTGAAGGCTGGCCGCTTCCTGGAGCATGGCGAGTACGATGGCAACCTGTACGGCACCAAGATTGAGTCCATCCATGAGGTGGTGGCCACAGGTCGTACCTGCATCCTGGATGTCAACCCACAG GCTCTGAAGGTATTGAAAACAGCAGAGTTCATGCCTTACGTGGTTTTCATCGCAGCGCCAGATTTTGATACACTCAAGGCCATGCACAAAGCTGTGGTGGACGCAGGCATCACCACTAAACAGCTCACG GATGTGGACCTGAGGAAGACAGTGGATGAGAGTGCCCGGATCCAGAGGGCTTATAATCATTACTTTGACCTCACCATCGTCAATGACAACCTAGACAAGGCCTTCGAGACATTACAGGCCGCCGTGGATAAACTGTGCAGTGAAACCCAGTGGGTCCCGGTGAACTGGGTGTACTGA